One Arthrobacter sp. StoSoilB20 DNA segment encodes these proteins:
- a CDS encoding DUF1349 domain-containing protein, producing the protein MPTDIPWNRGEWTNQPAAVVEQAGDLLVTAVESSDAWRVTSYGFIHDTEHALLAPFPQDSAMEVEFTAGFSEQFDQAGIFVRVSAERWIKAGVEFADGAAQVGAVVTDGFSDWSLAPVPEWNGGRVRMRVSRSGDALTIRAASGGNELQLVRVVPFAPDLVATAGPFTCAPTRAGLTIPFHSWRATPADSNLH; encoded by the coding sequence GTGCCAACCGACATCCCCTGGAACCGTGGCGAGTGGACCAACCAGCCGGCCGCCGTCGTCGAGCAGGCAGGTGACCTGCTGGTGACCGCCGTCGAAAGCAGCGACGCTTGGCGCGTCACGTCCTACGGTTTCATCCACGACACAGAGCACGCACTCCTTGCCCCTTTTCCGCAGGACAGCGCCATGGAGGTTGAGTTTACGGCCGGGTTCTCCGAACAGTTCGACCAAGCGGGCATCTTCGTCCGCGTCAGCGCCGAACGCTGGATCAAAGCAGGAGTCGAATTCGCCGACGGCGCCGCTCAAGTGGGCGCGGTGGTGACGGACGGCTTCTCGGACTGGTCCTTGGCGCCTGTGCCGGAATGGAACGGCGGGCGGGTTCGCATGAGGGTCAGCCGCTCGGGCGACGCACTCACCATCCGGGCCGCTTCAGGCGGGAACGAGCTCCAGCTGGTGCGGGTGGTGCCATTTGCCCCCGATCTGGTCGCAACCGCCGGGCCTTTCACATGCGCACCAACACGCGCAGGCTTGACCATTCCTTTTCACTCCTGGCGGGCCACCCCAGCGGACAGCAACCTCCACTGA
- a CDS encoding APC family permease, whose translation MNSPAQSQTSKLKQSITGPLLFLFILGDVLGAGIYALVGKVAGEVGGAVWIPLALALFLAMLTAASYAELVTKYPKAGGAAVFAERAFKVPLVSFLVGFSMLAAGVTSAAGLSLAFAGDYLKPFLDIPATPTALVFLLLIALLNARGVKESVRANVVMTVIEVSGLVLVIVLVGLMFGRGDGDVSRVVEFNPAVTPGAGILAASLLAYYSFVGFETSANVAEEVRDVHRVYPKALFGALLTAGAIYILIGLASSIALPASDLNSSSGPLLQVVQATGFGVPDWLFGLVALIAVANGALLTMIMASRLAFGMAEQSLLPAGLGRVLPQRRTPWVAIAVTTLAAMALTATGDLGSLAETVVLLLLFVFISTNVAVLVLRKDRVEHKHFRVPVVIPWLALASCVLLLFQQGPEIWLRAAILLAIGLVLFFVTRWTQARKRTGKLAANRHPEAAKESLES comes from the coding sequence ATGAACAGCCCGGCGCAGTCCCAAACCTCAAAACTCAAGCAGTCGATCACTGGCCCGCTTCTCTTCCTCTTTATCCTCGGCGATGTCTTGGGCGCGGGCATTTACGCCCTGGTGGGGAAAGTCGCGGGCGAGGTAGGAGGTGCCGTGTGGATTCCCTTGGCGCTGGCGCTGTTCCTGGCCATGCTGACCGCCGCCTCCTACGCGGAGCTCGTGACCAAGTACCCGAAGGCCGGCGGCGCTGCCGTCTTTGCTGAACGGGCTTTCAAAGTGCCCCTGGTTTCATTCCTGGTGGGCTTTTCAATGCTGGCAGCCGGGGTGACCAGTGCAGCAGGGCTGAGCCTCGCGTTCGCCGGGGACTACCTGAAGCCCTTCCTGGACATACCCGCCACGCCCACGGCCCTGGTGTTTCTGTTGTTGATCGCACTCCTGAATGCCCGCGGCGTCAAAGAATCCGTCAGGGCGAACGTGGTCATGACCGTCATTGAAGTATCGGGACTGGTTCTGGTCATAGTCCTGGTGGGCCTGATGTTCGGCCGGGGAGACGGTGATGTTTCCCGCGTTGTCGAGTTCAACCCTGCGGTGACCCCCGGGGCAGGAATCCTCGCCGCATCACTGCTGGCGTACTACTCGTTCGTGGGTTTTGAGACCTCTGCCAACGTTGCCGAAGAGGTCCGCGACGTCCACCGCGTCTACCCCAAAGCACTGTTCGGGGCATTGCTGACCGCCGGGGCCATCTACATCCTGATTGGCCTGGCTTCCTCCATAGCCCTGCCTGCCAGTGACTTGAACAGTTCCTCGGGCCCCTTGCTGCAGGTTGTCCAAGCCACAGGCTTTGGGGTGCCCGACTGGCTCTTCGGCCTGGTTGCACTCATCGCCGTCGCCAACGGTGCGCTCCTGACCATGATCATGGCCAGTCGTCTGGCTTTTGGCATGGCGGAACAATCACTGCTGCCGGCAGGATTGGGGCGGGTCCTCCCCCAGCGGCGCACGCCCTGGGTTGCCATCGCTGTCACCACACTGGCAGCAATGGCTTTGACCGCCACCGGAGACCTCGGCTCACTCGCCGAAACCGTGGTCCTGCTGCTCTTGTTCGTGTTCATCAGCACCAACGTCGCCGTCCTGGTCCTGCGCAAAGACAGGGTCGAACACAAGCATTTCCGCGTGCCGGTGGTCATTCCTTGGCTGGCTTTGGCTTCGTGTGTCCTCCTGCTGTTCCAGCAAGGCCCGGAAATCTGGTTGCGTGCAGCCATCCTCCTGGCGATCGGGCTCGTCCTCTTTTTCGTGACGCGCTGGACCCAGGCGCGCAAGCGGACCGGGAAGCTTGCGGCGAACCGGCACCCCGAGGCAGCGAAGGAATCCCTGGAGTCCTAG
- the nhaA gene encoding Na+/H+ antiporter NhaA yields MNNNRTDPPRSSILGRGSYAESLRIGAILRKETVGGALLVAGAVLALIWANSPAADSYFALRDFKIGYEPWHLELSLGAWAADGLLAIFFFLVGLELKREFVAGDLRQFSKSIVPIAAAAGGVVVPAVIYAIINASSPETLRGWAIPTATDIAFAVAVLAIIGSHLPSALRIFLLTLAVVDDLIAISIIAIFYSSDIQVTPLLFALIPLAAYTFLAQKYRRFFGTKPMAAWLILLPLGLAVWALIHASGIHATVAGVLLGFAIPVIRSQASGGPEAGPGLSEIFEHRFRPISAGIAVPVFAFFSAGVAVGGWEGLGSALTDPVAIGIIVALVLGKPIGILGTTWVLTKITKASLDSSFKWIDVLGVSVLAGIGFTVSLLVAELSFGQGSIHDDHAKVGILAASLLAALLASVVLSTRNRQYRIAEAQEAIDSDDDGIPDVYQQDSRP; encoded by the coding sequence ATGAACAACAACCGGACCGACCCACCGCGCTCCTCCATCCTTGGACGTGGAAGCTACGCCGAATCGCTGCGCATTGGGGCAATCCTCCGTAAGGAAACGGTAGGTGGCGCCCTGCTGGTCGCCGGTGCCGTGCTTGCCCTCATCTGGGCCAACTCCCCCGCCGCGGACAGCTACTTCGCCTTGCGGGACTTCAAGATCGGCTATGAGCCGTGGCATTTGGAACTCAGCCTGGGTGCCTGGGCAGCCGACGGCCTGCTGGCCATCTTCTTCTTCCTCGTAGGGCTGGAACTCAAACGTGAGTTCGTGGCCGGAGACCTTCGTCAGTTCAGCAAGTCAATCGTCCCCATCGCGGCGGCGGCCGGCGGAGTGGTGGTCCCGGCCGTCATTTACGCAATCATCAATGCAAGCAGTCCGGAAACCCTGCGCGGTTGGGCCATCCCGACCGCCACAGACATTGCTTTCGCGGTTGCAGTGTTGGCCATCATCGGGTCACATCTGCCCAGCGCCTTGCGCATTTTCCTTCTGACGCTTGCGGTGGTGGATGACTTGATCGCCATCAGCATCATCGCCATCTTCTACTCTTCCGACATCCAGGTCACGCCGCTGCTCTTTGCCTTGATCCCCTTGGCGGCCTACACGTTCCTGGCCCAAAAGTACCGACGCTTCTTCGGCACCAAGCCCATGGCGGCCTGGCTTATCCTGCTCCCCCTCGGTTTGGCCGTCTGGGCGCTCATCCATGCCTCCGGTATCCACGCAACGGTTGCAGGTGTGCTCCTGGGCTTCGCCATCCCCGTGATCCGTTCACAGGCAAGCGGGGGACCTGAGGCGGGTCCAGGGCTTTCCGAAATCTTCGAGCACCGCTTCCGGCCCATCTCGGCCGGAATCGCAGTCCCGGTCTTCGCCTTCTTCTCCGCCGGCGTCGCAGTGGGTGGCTGGGAAGGACTTGGTTCGGCGCTGACGGACCCCGTCGCCATCGGCATCATCGTGGCGCTGGTCCTGGGCAAGCCAATCGGCATTCTCGGGACAACCTGGGTCCTCACGAAAATCACCAAGGCTTCCCTGGACAGCTCCTTCAAATGGATCGATGTCCTGGGTGTTTCAGTGCTGGCAGGAATCGGCTTCACTGTTTCCTTGCTGGTGGCAGAGCTCAGCTTCGGCCAAGGCAGCATTCACGATGATCACGCCAAGGTGGGGATCCTTGCCGCCTCATTGTTGGCGGCACTGCTGGCCTCCGTTGTGCTGAGCACCCGCAACCGCCAGTACCGCATTGCCGAGGCACAGGAAGCCATCGATTCCGACGACGACGG
- a CDS encoding protein adenylyltransferase SelO, translating into MSDVARSTITFQGQFAGALPELAVPWRAEEAPDPQLLMLNQPLAVELGFDPDFLRTPEGVRLLIGNALPEEATPVAQGYAGHQFGFYSPRLGDGRALLLGEVEDADGKLRDIHLKGSGRTPFARNGDGLAAIGPMVREYIVSESMHALNIPTTRSLAVVATGRQVQREALLPGAVLTRVAASHLRVGSFQYARASNDLDLLRRLADHAIERHHPSSAAESNRYLALLKAVISVQAKLVAQWMLVGFVHGVMNTDNMTVSGETIDYGPCAFMEGFDPGAVYSSIDEMGRYAYRNQPVVAEWNLARFAESIAVLIHEDEEQAVALAVEALKGFREEYSATWFNGMKAKLGLPEAIDDDVASPVVDELLQLVQEARADYTSFFRSLGKAARGETEPSRRQILDLAAFDAWLDRWRALSPDADAMDRVNPVYIPRNHLVEEALAAATEGDTGPAERLVAALSEPYSERPGLEKYAEPAPESFGPYRTFCGT; encoded by the coding sequence ATGAGTGACGTAGCACGTTCCACCATCACCTTCCAAGGGCAGTTCGCCGGAGCGTTGCCGGAGCTGGCTGTGCCGTGGCGGGCGGAGGAAGCTCCGGATCCGCAGCTTCTGATGCTCAACCAGCCACTCGCCGTCGAGCTTGGTTTTGATCCCGATTTCCTCCGGACCCCGGAGGGCGTGCGGTTGCTGATCGGCAATGCCCTGCCGGAGGAAGCTACGCCGGTGGCCCAAGGGTATGCCGGGCACCAGTTCGGCTTCTATTCGCCTCGCCTGGGGGACGGCCGCGCCCTCTTGCTGGGTGAGGTTGAAGATGCTGACGGAAAACTCCGCGATATACACCTCAAGGGTTCGGGGCGCACGCCCTTTGCCCGGAACGGTGATGGCCTGGCCGCGATCGGACCCATGGTGCGGGAGTACATCGTGAGTGAGTCGATGCATGCGCTGAACATTCCCACCACGAGGTCGCTCGCGGTGGTTGCCACAGGGCGGCAGGTTCAGAGGGAGGCACTCCTTCCGGGGGCCGTCCTGACCAGGGTGGCGGCAAGCCACTTGCGGGTTGGCAGTTTCCAGTACGCCAGGGCCTCCAATGACCTGGACCTGCTTCGCCGCCTTGCCGACCATGCAATCGAACGCCACCACCCGTCGTCGGCCGCTGAAAGCAACCGCTACCTCGCGCTGCTCAAGGCCGTCATTTCGGTACAGGCGAAACTTGTGGCGCAGTGGATGCTGGTGGGATTCGTGCACGGCGTCATGAACACAGACAACATGACGGTGTCCGGTGAAACCATCGATTATGGCCCGTGTGCTTTCATGGAAGGCTTCGATCCGGGGGCGGTCTACAGCTCCATTGATGAGATGGGACGCTACGCCTACAGGAACCAGCCGGTGGTTGCTGAGTGGAACCTTGCCCGCTTTGCTGAGTCAATCGCCGTCCTGATCCATGAGGATGAGGAGCAGGCTGTTGCCCTCGCCGTTGAAGCGCTCAAAGGTTTCCGGGAGGAGTACAGCGCAACATGGTTCAACGGCATGAAGGCCAAACTTGGGCTGCCGGAGGCAATTGACGACGACGTTGCCTCACCTGTGGTGGATGAGCTCCTGCAGTTGGTTCAAGAGGCGCGCGCGGACTACACCTCGTTCTTCCGGAGCCTCGGCAAGGCAGCCCGTGGGGAAACCGAACCCTCGCGCAGGCAAATCCTGGATCTGGCTGCGTTCGATGCTTGGTTGGATCGATGGCGGGCGTTGTCTCCGGATGCCGATGCCATGGACAGGGTGAACCCGGTCTACATCCCTCGGAACCATCTGGTGGAAGAAGCCCTTGCTGCGGCCACGGAAGGGGACACCGGCCCTGCAGAGCGTTTGGTGGCGGCCTTGTCCGAGCCGTACAGCGAACGCCCTGGACTGGAAAAGTATGCCGAGCCTGCACCGGAAAGCTTCGGCCCGTACCGGACTTTCTGCGGCACCTAG
- a CDS encoding TetR/AcrR family transcriptional regulator C-terminal domain-containing protein, translating into MAAIAADAGAFPNQVTYYFGSKDSLFIHAAFLALLHDAERVEAVGLSVESPASFRSAMARTVLILPSMPLVVRALAVGTSRPDLSAVVDQHLNLLFRQSERYLTRLLKQRNWELERPLPVETRTFWSTAFGATLLSQAGVAGSGNDLDLAGTLTVRTIGD; encoded by the coding sequence GTGGCTGCCATCGCAGCCGACGCCGGCGCTTTCCCCAACCAAGTGACCTACTACTTCGGCTCGAAGGACTCGCTGTTTATCCACGCCGCCTTCCTGGCCCTACTGCACGACGCCGAACGCGTTGAGGCGGTGGGTCTGTCAGTAGAAAGCCCGGCCTCGTTCCGCAGCGCCATGGCCAGGACCGTACTGATACTGCCCTCCATGCCCCTCGTTGTGCGTGCGCTTGCGGTGGGAACATCGCGTCCGGACCTTTCCGCCGTCGTCGATCAGCATTTGAACCTGCTCTTTCGACAGTCAGAGCGGTACCTGACCCGCCTGCTGAAGCAACGGAACTGGGAGCTCGAGCGCCCCCTGCCCGTTGAGACGAGGACGTTCTGGAGTACAGCATTTGGTGCGACGCTCCTTTCGCAAGCAGGCGTCGCAGGAAGCGGCAATGATTTGGACCTGGCAGGAACGCTGACGGTACGAACCATTGGGGACTGA
- a CDS encoding MarR family transcriptional regulator has protein sequence MERWPTSRLLSTAARLVELAWNDKLRPLGLTYPAVLTLDAVATGGPITPGDLARSVRVQAQTMGPLLTRLESRGYIRREPNRFDRRSQLVLITDLGLSLLEQSHDQESTVLSAVDLDSEGLREELLAIVRHTNFH, from the coding sequence ATGGAACGATGGCCAACCAGCCGGCTGCTGTCTACTGCGGCCCGGCTCGTGGAACTGGCATGGAACGACAAACTACGTCCGCTGGGGTTGACCTATCCGGCGGTCCTTACGCTCGACGCGGTCGCAACAGGGGGACCCATCACGCCCGGGGATCTTGCCCGCAGCGTCCGGGTTCAAGCGCAAACCATGGGGCCGCTGCTGACCAGGCTTGAATCGCGTGGCTATATCCGCCGTGAGCCCAACCGCTTCGACCGCCGCAGCCAATTGGTATTGATCACCGACCTGGGCCTGAGCCTGCTGGAGCAATCCCATGACCAGGAGAGCACGGTCCTCTCAGCGGTTGATCTGGACTCCGAGGGCCTCCGCGAAGAGCTCCTCGCAATCGTGCGCCACACGAATTTCCACTGA